The genomic stretch ACGTTGGTCGCCAGTCCGCCCTGGCTGGTCTCCTTGTACTTGTCGGACATGTCCTCGGCCGTCTGGCGGAGCGTCTGGATGACGGCGTCGAGCGAGACGCGCGCCTGCTCCGGCATCCCGGCGTGGGCGAGCTGCGCCGCGTTGATGGCCTTGACCGCGCCCATCGTGTTGCGCTCGATGCAGGGGATCTGGACGAGCCCGCCGATGGGATCGCACGTCATGCCGAGGTGGTGCTCCATGGCGATCTCGGCCGCCTGGAAGGCCTGCGCGGGGGTGCCGCCCTCGGCCTCGCAGAGCGCCGCCGCCGCCATCGCGCTCGACACGCCCACCTCGGCCTGGCAGCCGCCCATCGCTGCCGAGATGGTCGCCCCCTTCTTGAAGAAGGTCCCCACCTCGCCCGCCACCAGCAGGAAGTCGACGATCTCGTCCTCGGTCACGGGCTCCTCGGAGAAGCAGACGTGGTAGAACAGGACGGCCGGGATGACACCCGCGGCGCCGTTCGTGGGCGCCGTCACCACGCGCCCCAGGTTCGCGTTCTCCTCGTTGACCGCCAGCGCGAAGGCGCTCACCCACTGCAGGATCTGTGGAAAGCGGTACGTCTGCGTGCGGATCGCGGAGATCCATTCGTGCGCGGTGGTCGCGTCGTCGTCGGGCAGGAGGCGGCGGGCGAGGGCGGCGGCGCGGCGCTCGACGCCCAGGCCGCCCGGCAGCACGCCGTCGGTGTGACAGCCGCGGAAGACGCCTTCCCGCATCACGTCCCACAGCGCGAGCACGCCCGCGCGGATTTCAGCGTCTGTGCGCCACGCCCGCTCGTTGGCCCAGACGCTGTCGGCGATGCGG from Rubrivirga sp. SAORIC476 encodes the following:
- a CDS encoding L-serine ammonia-lyase, coding for MTETPRPEALSVFDMLKIGVGPSSSHTLGPWRAVQRWLGALDEAGLAGRVEAVQIHLYGSLALTGRGHCTDQAVMLALLGHDPVTVDVDRIAAYIADLRLDRTVEVGGRAVSFDPAADIVFHPSERLPGHANGMACEAVIDGERQRSVYYSVGGGFVVAEGEARAQAEGVRLPRPAQVPAEMLAHCRDADCRIADSVWANERAWRTDAEIRAGVLALWDVMREGVFRGCHTDGVLPGGLGVERRAAALARRLLPDDDATTAHEWISAIRTQTYRFPQILQWVSAFALAVNEENANLGRVVTAPTNGAAGVIPAVLFYHVCFSEEPVTEDEIVDFLLVAGEVGTFFKKGATISAAMGGCQAEVGVSSAMAAAALCEAEGGTPAQAFQAAEIAMEHHLGMTCDPIGGLVQIPCIERNTMGAVKAINAAQLAHAGMPEQARVSLDAVIQTLRQTAEDMSDKYKETSQGGLATNVSVRFTEC